Within the Glycine max cultivar Williams 82 chromosome 12, Glycine_max_v4.0, whole genome shotgun sequence genome, the region TTTAAAGCAAATATACCATTTTTACAATGAGGTGGATTTGGATAtcttaacatttttataaatttggcAGGGTTCTCTACGACATTCAAGACAGGCAGATGAATATGTAATTCCTCATGGTGATTGGTTTGAAATCGTCTCCTCTCCTCATTATCTCTCTGAAATTGTAAGCCTCTTTCTCTCTGTCTCTGTAACTTCTACTTATGTGACTGATATGAATAAGCCTAatatttgatgatgatgatgaaggttATATACGCTAGTTTTGTGGTTGCTACTGGAGGATCCAACCTAACAATCTGgctactttttgtttttgtggtaATATTTCCTTTGCAGATTTTGCAaggttttaaagttttaaacagataatctttgattttgatttgctttttgcatatttcttttattgggTACAGGTGGCAAATCTGGCATTTGCAGCTGTGGAAACTCATAGCTGGTATCGTCAGAAATTTGAAGATTATCCAAGTAGTCGGTTTGCTATAATTCCATTTATTCTGTGAGATTGTGAAGCAATGTGTAATTATCACAATTGATCACCTCAAAGAACTTCATTATTTCTCAAGGTGTACTTGTTTAGATTAAGCTTTTATAGTTTAGAGAATGTTATACTTAAACTACCGAATAATTTTTGGTGTAAAAATCCAAACATTCAGAGCCAGTCTTGTATTATTCTTAGCCACCAAAATAAACCCTAAATAGTTATTGATCGCATTCAATATGGAAATTCCTGAAAATTACgattatttacaaattacaatactCATTCGATTCTATGACTTTGTGATGccaagataattttattatcttaaaaaaaaagtaatttaataatTGTTGATCCTGAAATAACCATGGTTAATCAAGTTATTCAATACCTCATTGTCAtggtaattaaaatttaaaactagtaTTGCGAATTTTGTCTTAAATACATTGTCCTTTCAAATAAATTTGGCTCTGCCGAGAATTTACGTTGGGTTTGATAGTTCAATAACTACGTGAAAGTAAAAAAGGCAGGTAATTGTACAATAACTCCTAAAACTCCAAAAACAAGTTGATAGCTTTCCAATTTTAGTGTCATGTGGAATTGTGGTCCTTCACACTTAAATAAGTTactgatttttcatttttgcctttgatttttctaattttagttaaTGTAAGTTGGTGTTTTAGTAATTTAGTTCCCGTAagatatcttatttatttttaatttatgtaagtttgtatttttaaaattttgatacttGTAAGCATGAAGTTatgaaaactataaataaaaaaaattgtaatcttcaaaaaattaaaattaataaaacttaaacttataaggactgaaaataaaaaataaaaacttacaaggacaaaaattaaaaaaaaacgacTTTGGAtgactaaaattagaaaagtgaacttataaagataaaaaataaaagaaacactaACTTATGGGGACCAAAAACATAACCAAGCCTAGTTTAATTTATGAGAGCCAGAAAACACAAACTTATTCTGTTGGCTAGCTAAAATGggtattcaaatttaaaaatttctgcATTCTGCAACGGAGACGGAACTAGGGAGTACAGTATTCACATTCATATTCACGTTTTAGTTGATAAAATATACCAAATTTCATATATGCAATTTTCTATATTTCAGAAACTTATCAACTAAACTTTAGCATTTCCAAAGACGAGGACTCGAAAATAGAACGGGAGTGAAATGGAAGGAAGTAAACAAATGGACAAACAAATTAAGCAACAACATTCAGAAGTCTCTCTTATTTAGTCCACGAGATTGGATATGGGATGAGAAGATGATTTTTCAACCATCAACAAAGAAAGTTTACATTATCAAATAAACTGAGCTACTAAGGAGCCTGAAAGATCAGCTTATACCAAATCTGAATCTTAACACAAGGTCAAACAGCCATGATACAGACTTAGGAAGGGCATTCTCACGCATACAAATCTATGCCCCAAAACACAGCTGGTTGATTGGTTCGATATTTTCTATCTATACTTCCAATGAGCTCCATGTCCTCTTTAGACAACTCAAAATCGAAAACCTGAAAGTTCTCTTTCAACCTCTCCAGTTTTGACGATTTAGGAATGACCACAGTGTTCCTTTGAATTCCCCAGCGAAGGCTGATCTGGGCGGcagtctttttgtatttttcagcCAGACcctgaaataaaagaaaatggtaTACTCTCAAATTAATCAACTTTATGAAACTGTTTTTGGATAGACAATGCCTGGGAGTTATGGTAGTTGGCTAATAAATATTGTGCTCGGAAACTAGTATTGACAACTCACTTTGAGAACTTGGTCATCCAAACATGAAACTGTTCCAAACCATTCAGCATTTGCTGCAGCACCTCCTAGTGGAGTGTGTGCAGTGACACAAATCCCATGCTTCTGACAAAATTTGACTAGAGAATCACGCTGGAAGTATGGATGAGTTTCAATCTGATTTACAGCAGGCTTTATCTTGGAATATGCTAAACAATCTCTGGTCAGAAAGATATCATAGTTGCTGCAAAAAGCTTTTTGTCAGAAtgcaatttcattaaaaaagaaTCGAGCATTTCTCAAGTTGAGACAAGGGGAACAAACCAGCATATAAAAAATCTTGAATGTGTACCATGTAAGTCAATACAGTTGATTGTTTAATTACTTAGAGGGATCATTAGAATGATGAGATGGATATTGCAAAGACACTTGGCTGCAAGTCTTTAATCATccccaaataataaaaacttcTCATAAAGGAACTGGAGTGTGCATTGAAAATCATGTAACCCATGACTAATAAGAGGCTGTCATGATGCCAACCCTtatgaactctttttttttttttatataagaggaACCCTTGTGAACTTAACAAAACTAGTTGGTTTACTTTCTTCATTGATGATTTTTCTGTTTCTAAATGACTGGATAAAACTTATCCATAAACTATAGCCATTAAAAGGAATTTCTGGAGCATATATAGCAAAGAATGTTTGCAGCACCAAATTGCACCTGATCCCTATGCTGCGAACCAAGCCCGATGAAACAAGATCTTCCATTGCATGCCAGGTCGTTTCCAGGGATATGGTGGTATCTATGTCCAGGACCCCATCATCACCCAAAGGACTAGAAGTATTACCAACCCCTGCATGTATGTGAAATAtgtcaaaattatattagaagACATTCAAATGTGCTTGTAATAACTTGTTAAAAATCCCAAACAAAACAACATGACAGGAGGTGATTGCGTAAAGTAGGcagtatataataatatatacatgaACACAAAAGAACAACTTGAGGTATTTTTCATGTATATATCTGAAGAACATCCGTGTGTATGGAATCGAAGTTCATTTGTATTTTCTGTGTGTAATCTTAAAACACTGGTAAGTTAGATCACTCCTTTAACAGTGCTAATTATAGTTACATTGTAACTATAACATGcacaaaaagataaattcaagGGACGCATAGGAAACGGACATACCAGTATGCCTTACGGCAACAGGAAAGTGAACAAGATATAAATCTAGATACGTTAACTGAAGCTTCTTGAGACTGTCTTTACACGCCTCAAGAACGTGGCCTTGATCAGAATTCCAAAGCTGAAAGCAGATTCAAATGCAAAGGGTAAGACAGTAATTATCCGACCCAGAacaataatcatcaacaaacgTCACAAAGAAACAAGATTAAGTCCACAGGAACGGTTGTGAAACTGACCTTGGTGGTAATGAAGAGATCCTCTCTCTTCACAAGGCCACTATCAAAAGCCTCCTTAAGCGCATCTCCAACTTCTGCTTCGTTTTTGTAGTCAGCTGCAACAAGCCAACAACGCATCCAAATCTAATCAACCACCATATGTTTTATCCACAGATCAACTAAGAAACAAGCTTTGATATTCATTAATCAACAAGTTTTGGTGGGGTTAGTCTAACAATATACCAAAATGGGATAAAGGGGCATAATAATATTTAGCTTTAGCAAAAAGAAAGTAACTATAGGgggaaactaattttttttaatagtttaaacTGCCCCAAAAGGGACAAGATTCCAAAGTAGATTAAGAATCCAAAGCTAAATTTGGAAAAATAGTATACCAGCACAATCAAAATGGCGATAACCAATTTTGATGGAATTGAGAATTAGGTCCCTGATTTCGTTTCCTTCCATGCGCCACACGCCCAATCCAATGATAGGCATCTTGAAGCCATTGTTGAGTGTTATTGCCATGGTTTTTCTCTCTTCCTCCTCAGCTAATCAAGTgtgtttgtttgtgtgtgtgacCAAGATCTCTTATGCTTCAAGTTCGGGCCATTATGTTGGAAAAGCCCAAGTCCAAGCCCATCATAAAACAAAGCCCAATAAAAGCACCACCTTATGACAACTAAACCGGGCCGGTTAAATTCGGGTTCGGGGTTTTTTCACCCGGTCCAAATGGAGCACCGGAAGGGGGTAATTAACTAACTATAAAATAATGGAAATGGTTCCTTCCCCTCCACACTGTACGGTAACAGAGATCGGAACGTGGAACTGCGGAAACCGGAATATCTCACTTCTCAGATCAGATCAATCCGACGTCGTTGCAGTTATAATGGCTCCATTCAGCGGCGATGAGACGGCACCGTTTTTCGGCTTCCTTGGAGCCGCAGCTGCCCTCGTCTTCTCCTGTAATTCAATCCCTAATTTCTCAATTAGATCTATGCTCGTATTTTCTTGATCTCTTTTGAATTTCACTTTATCAGGAAATTTTAATGTTCGATGCGCAATTTGATCgctgcatgtaaaaaaaaacatatgttatGATTGATGATTCAGTTGTGCTTTGGTGGTTTTTGTGGAGCAATGATTTTGTTGGATTCAATTAAGCTACTGCAAATCGTAGACTTAGTTTTACATATAAACTCAGAGGTTTTATCTCATAGATCAGTAGTCATTTCTCGTAATTATTGTTAGAATCTTCGTTGTTTTGGTTGGAACTCAGCGGACAAAATAAGTCTATTGAAATTGCTTCACGTTGTTTCGATTCTTGAAATTGATTGGTGGAAGAACCGTTGAATAGTTatgtatataaagaaagaaaaagaaattctgAGCTTCTTCGATAGCTTTGCATTTTCTGTAGATTTATCTTTAATATGAATTGTTTGAACTGATGGAGGAAGGTATGGGAGCTGCCTATGGCACAGCGAAGAGTGGCGTGGGCGTGGCTTCGATGGGTGTGATGAGACCGGAGCTGGTGATGAAGTCTATTGTCCCTGTTGTTATGGCTGGAGTTTTGGGTATTTATGGCCTTATTATTGCTGTTATTATCAGTACTGGCATTAATCCCAAGGCCAAATCTTATTACCTCTTTGATGGTTATGCACATCTCTCCTCTGGTCTTGCCTGTGGGCTGGCTGGTCTCTCTGCTGGCATGGCTATTGGTATTGTTGGTGATGCTGGTGTTAGGTATAATTCTTCTGCCTTAGTATCTTATCTATGATTAAACTCGGTACTGATTTGATCTTATTCTGAAGTCTACAGATTTCATGGTGATACTTAATGTGATTGCTATGCTTTCAATCAATGAACATGTGAATCCTTGATGAAATGTATATTTTGCTGATAGTTTGATACATGGATATACCTTTTATAATGATTCCTAATAGAAATTTTACCTTGAAGTTTGAACAATTTATCTTCTTATGCAGAGCCAATGCACAGCAGCCAAAGCTTTTTGTTGGAATGATTCTCATTCTCATCTTTGCTGAGGCTCTTGCCCTGTATGGACTCATTGTTGGTATTATCCTGTCTTCTCGTGCTGGTCAGTCTAGAGCTGATTAAGAAAGATGTGCTGCAAAATATTCTTTGATCTCCCACCTGTTTTAAAACCTTCTTATTGTGAGGGCAAGGGGGGTAAATTGTTAGTTGTGAGGTTAGTGATGTTGGGATGGCACTTGCAAGGTTTAACAAATACATGTGAAAGCAGTAGCTGCACCAgtcatttttgtgtttgtttaacTAGTCTTTCTTTGCTTAATAAAGCTTCTTAAGCTTTTTTTTCCCTATGTGCCATATAATCTTAGACTTTATTTTTGCCTGCTGCCATTGtaatttatatgtattaatGGGTCTTTTAGTATTGGATGCTGGTGTAGCTAAACGTTGCCTTGTGTTTTGATCAGTTGTATAATCCGAATCGACATGGATGTTCTCAATAAAAgagcatttattttttatcaataataaaagAGCATTTTGAGTATTCTAATAGTATTTTGAATGATGAGATTGTTGAAGCAAGCAGGGAATATGATTGAATTGATCTTTCATCGTGCTTCTTCGCCTCTTTAAAATCATTCATTACATTGTTAACCCAACCTCCTCTCTTCGTACATGACATACGCGGTACCACATGATCCATGAGTTacgatatttttctttgaatgatGCACTCTGGTCACGTGTAGCAAATTAAATTGGATATTTTCCTCTACTTTTGAACTGTCAACATTGGTTACGTTCTCCTTGGCTTCCATTTCTTGTGTAACAGAGTATGCTTCTATTATTTGCTCGCTTGTATTATTtgcccttattttttttaatataagattataagtttttttacgTAGATGATCTTATTCAAATTAAAGCCATAAAGAGTAGGAGATATATAGATTGATTcgatggttaaaaaaaaaaagaggagaaaatTGTGGTGaatttaaattccttttactaacaaaaaaacaaattaataattaatattttctaaaaaatatatcagaAATAATAAGTTAGTTCTTTtggtaatttttcttttaataatattttgtatatatatatatatatatatatttataaaaaaaaatgcatatacaAAGCTTAAAacttttcttaagaaaaattaaacatattacaAGAAAACTATAACACATTATAAGGAGGGGTCAAACTTCTTCCTGAATTATCCATTCTGTCCGCTCATCTTTATTTTGGTTACTTTCATCTTTATACAGTTGCTATTATTCTTTTTGCTTTGCTGGAGTCTGATTGAATTGAAATTATGTTATACTGCCGAAATTTGTCAATACAGGGAGGCATGTACATTTCACTTTGTTTATGGTTTCTATTAATTCAATCTCAACTGGTTAAACTGTATATATGTCACCCACTACCAATATGGCTTTTAATTGTATCATGATACAATATTCagcctttgtttttgtttaatacCAACAAAAGTGCAAGTCATAAACTAAAGGGAAAACTATTGGTAGTCATTGAAAGACCGAACATTTAGGGTCACATGGCTTCCATGTTTTACATACCAAGCTACTACTAAACTATTAATAATAGAAGGATTTGTTAAAGGCATTggttaacaaattaaaagaaaaaagatttattatataaattataagaaaatgtaacataatttttcatcttttaataaaattatttttactttaaattctGTAATCAATACCATTAGAGGAACTGTGGTAGAGTATGGTCCAGTCAGAATTAAAAGGGAGAGCAACAAGTGATGGATTATGGATATGAGAAGGGAAGTTGCTGTGGCTCCAAATTAACCACGAAACGATTCGAGAATATGAAATATGAATAGTTTATTAACACACACCTCATCTTGTTGGTGAGACAAGTAAGAGTCAAAATCTTGGCTTAACAGGTTCAACACTGCGTACCAAATTCCGAATGGAAATGTGTGGAGCCACAGCACTGACATGGTCCCATACCATCTGTCCGTCGCTTCACCTTCCTCGATCCGTCTCTGTAAGCTCATTCAATGAAATGAACCAACCAaaccttctttttttcctttctcagTTTTTGCATTGTTCATTTATACCCATTCATTCCATTTCACTAGACCAGGGAGGCTAGGAGCTTCTGTGTTTGGTGTGTCTCTGATCAAGACCCCaaggtattattattattatccatTCATTCCCTTTGCTTTTGCGGGGgataataacaaattaacaaaacattaatCAACGTAAGTGAGTGGGATGTTAGACGTGGTAATTGCTAAAGCCACTTTTGTGGCATGGAAACTCATAAATAAGCTTAGTAATGCCGTCAAATTCTTAGCTTACGTTTCATTCTATGATTTAGtgtataaaattgaatttaaatgatTAGGATTCTTTCAGTTGAACATTCAATTCAACTGAAGAGAACCCTTATCTGCAAATTTACTGCCAACCATTGAAAATTTTGTTGAAGGCTTACTTTTGGTGGTGCAAATTAGAAGCAATAGATGGAGTAGTTCACTTGAGCAGCAGATAGTTGGAACTATTACTCTCCCATGTTACTCCGTGGAGCAGCATAGAAGAAGAGCTTCTCCtatattatacataataaacACGGGCTTTCGTCCTCAAATTCTTGAGAGAAAATTCATATAATCTGTTTTGAGTGTTCCTCCTATTGAGGTG harbors:
- the LOC100806500 gene encoding NADP-dependent D-sorbitol-6-phosphate dehydrogenase-like, yielding MAITLNNGFKMPIIGLGVWRMEGNEIRDLILNSIKIGYRHFDCAADYKNEAEVGDALKEAFDSGLVKREDLFITTKLWNSDQGHVLEACKDSLKKLQLTYLDLYLVHFPVAVRHTGVGNTSSPLGDDGVLDIDTTISLETTWHAMEDLVSSGLVRSIGISNYDIFLTRDCLAYSKIKPAVNQIETHPYFQRDSLVKFCQKHGICVTAHTPLGGAAANAEWFGTVSCLDDQVLKGLAEKYKKTAAQISLRWGIQRNTVVIPKSSKLERLKENFQVFDFELSKEDMELIGSIDRKYRTNQPAVFWGIDLYA
- the LOC100812380 gene encoding V-type proton ATPase 16 kDa proteolipid subunit, encoding MAPFSGDETAPFFGFLGAAAALVFSCMGAAYGTAKSGVGVASMGVMRPELVMKSIVPVVMAGVLGIYGLIIAVIISTGINPKAKSYYLFDGYAHLSSGLACGLAGLSAGMAIGIVGDAGVRANAQQPKLFVGMILILIFAEALALYGLIVGIILSSRAGQSRAD